Below is a window of Pseudodesulfovibrio sp. 5S69 DNA.
GCGACCTCTTGCTCCGGAGGCAAGCACTCTATCCAACTGAGCTAATAGCCCACGGGAAGGAAGTAGCTATACTTCCCCTACTCCTTTGTCAAGGCTATACTATCCACCACAAAAATGAAACAACGAACAGGGAGGGACCGCGCCTGGCGGTTTCCCCTTGCAAAAAAGTCTAAAAAAAGTCTATAAGCTCAGGTAGCAGCCGGGCGGGAGAACACATGGAATCTAAACGCATCATCCTGGCAATCAGCGGCGCGAGCGGCAGCCTGTACGCCGCCTCCCTGATCCAGGGACTCGTCGATCGCGACGACGTGGAACTGCACGTCATAGTCTCCGACGCCGCCAGAGAAGTGCTGGCACTCGAAACCGGCCTCCAACCCGACGCCCTCACGCGCGGCGCCACGGTCCACGCCCCCGACGACATCGCCGCCCCCCCCGCCAGCGGCTCCTGGCGGCACGACGGCATGATCATCTGCCCCTGCTCCATGGCCACCCTGTCCGCCGTGGCCACCGGCTTCGGCCACACCCTTATCCACCGGGCCGCGGACGTGACCCTCAAGGAACGGAGGAAACTGATCCTCGTACCTCGCGAGACCCCGCTCTCCGCCATCCACCTGCAAAACATGCTCACGGCGACCCAAGCCGGGGCTGTCATTCTACCGGCATGTCCGGGCTTCTATCATCGCCCGGCAACCATTGCGGACCTGACCGACCAGGTGGCCGGCAAGGTCCTCGACCAACTGGACATCCCCCATTCCCTGTTCAGGCGGTGGGGGGAGTAGGAGAAACGCCATGGAAATTACCTGGTTCGGCCACGCGAATTTCAGAATCAAGGCCGCAGACGCCACCCTGTTCATCGACCCGTTCTTCGTGGGCAACCCCAGCGCCCCCACATCCTATAAGGACGTGGACGAATGCAACCTCATCCTGGTGACCCACGATCACCACGACCACATCGGCCAGACCCTGGAGATGGCCGTCAAGCACGACGCCGAAGTGGTGGCCATGTTCGATGTCATCCAGTCCCTGATGAAGCAGGGGCTGCCCGAACACCTGGGCGTGGGCATGAACATCGGCGGCACGGTCAGCCGCAAGGGGCTGGACATCCAGATGGTCCAGGCCGTCCACTCCTCGACATCGGGGTTCCCCGCGGGCTTCGTCATCACCGAACCGGGCGGCCTGTGCGTCTACGACTCGGGCGACACCGGCCTGTTCGGCGACATGGAACTGATCGGAAAATTCCACGACATCGACGTGGCCATGCTGCCCATCGGCGGCCGGTTCACCATGGACGCCCGGCAGGCGGCCTACGCCTGCAAGCTGCTCAAATGCAAAAAGCTCATCCCCCAGCACTGGGGGACGTGGGGCATCCTGGCCCAGAACACCCGCTCCATGGCCGAGCAGCTCGCTCTGGTGGCCCCGGACACCGAGATGCTCGAACTCGCCATCGGCGAGCCCATGACCATCTAGCGGCCTAGAATTCCTCGTAGACCGCCGGGTCCTGGCCCTTGAGGCGGCCGTCCGGACGCGCCAGCGCGTCGATGGCCGCCATGTCCGCGTCGCACAGCCCGAAGTTGAACACCTTCATGTTCTCGGCCTGGCGCTCGGGCGATGCGGACTTGGGCAGAGCGTCCACTCCGACCGAGCCGTTGAGTTGGTAGGTTCCGAGGCCGAGAGCGGGCATGGCCCGGCCACCGTTCAACATGGTCTCGGGGACGCGCATATCGTGCACGGCCTCTCTCCGGATGAACGGA
It encodes the following:
- a CDS encoding metal-dependent hydrolase codes for the protein MEITWFGHANFRIKAADATLFIDPFFVGNPSAPTSYKDVDECNLILVTHDHHDHIGQTLEMAVKHDAEVVAMFDVIQSLMKQGLPEHLGVGMNIGGTVSRKGLDIQMVQAVHSSTSGFPAGFVITEPGGLCVYDSGDTGLFGDMELIGKFHDIDVAMLPIGGRFTMDARQAAYACKLLKCKKLIPQHWGTWGILAQNTRSMAEQLALVAPDTEMLELAIGEPMTI
- a CDS encoding UbiX family flavin prenyltransferase, which produces MESKRIILAISGASGSLYAASLIQGLVDRDDVELHVIVSDAAREVLALETGLQPDALTRGATVHAPDDIAAPPASGSWRHDGMIICPCSMATLSAVATGFGHTLIHRAADVTLKERRKLILVPRETPLSAIHLQNMLTATQAGAVILPACPGFYHRPATIADLTDQVAGKVLDQLDIPHSLFRRWGE